Genomic DNA from Alosa alosa isolate M-15738 ecotype Scorff River chromosome 6, AALO_Geno_1.1, whole genome shotgun sequence:
cctgtcactcttcactgtcctgtccaaaaaaaaaaaaaaaaaattgagacCATGATcgtttaaaggtgcagtcagtgatTCCTAAGGAagttgcatttgtttatgtttaaattTAAATTGATTAGCAGACACTTGTCCAAAACaacgtacattatattttaactataaggaccaaacaaaacacaccagagagataattcacccctcccttcagtattcccagagaaaccacacagggtttcatttttgtttgaggggcaggctgcccccactttgtttgtttccagttagAGCCTGGGCTgtgttttacagtgtactcacagaaTGGACAGCGTATTGTGAgtagatgattgctgaatgtgacaaagaaaacgatcgctgactgcacctttaacacAATTACTCATATGATATTGGAAGCATAATCCATTATCTAAACTTTCGAAACTAAACTTTCAGAAATAAATCTGAagaacagataaaaaaaaaattttacatttttttttgtatacaacCGTTAACCTACCACTGTAAAGCAAGGGGCTGCACTTGATTTATAACAAATCAAGGGCATCACTGTAAAAGAGTATACATAATCGCTATCTTGCTTATGTTCTTTTCATAGTCATCATATTCAAGTCATACTTGAAGGAGGCTACCCAGTGACATGTCAACGTTTTTGATAACATTCACACCATCCTGCCTGACTAAAAAAGTCTGGGGGCACAAGAACAACAAATCATTATGACAGCAATTTATTTCTAACACAATATTCATTATTCATTAATGGATCAGTATATGAATAAACATTACTATATAATTACAGCTGAGGTTGTACAcaaaaagatgaaaaaagagAATACTACACGCCTGTCATTTTAAAATCCAGTGAATGTgcttattttatatttaaagtAAAGCTGAGGTCAGGCCTTAAAAGATCTCCAGtgcaatatataggctacttttaaaatTTTATAATGTGGATATAGCACTACTGCACAATAACACTATACATTGTTgaaagcaggcacacacacacacactcaaacacacatgtacactcacacacaaacacatactcatcTGTATCACCTTTTGTTATGCTGAAGCTGAAAAACTTTGGTCTGAAACCATCAAAATTATTTCCATCAAAGAAGTTCAATCCACATCACATTGTATCACAAATCTTAATAAAGTAATGTAATAGTGGGCTACTGCTAAGTGACTGGAATTTAAACACAATTATATTTTGAGGTAGTTTAACTCATTGCTTACTTGCCTATGTTCAGCTGAATCACAGGTAAAGTAAAGAAAGTATACAAAATGATCAACCATTGGTATCCTTGATTAAACATTTTACTAAGAATTCAGCTTGTCTTAAtgagatgtaaaaaaaaaaacaccggggcacatgaaatttggtgggtatgtagccaaagatcgtaattcttgaTTTCGCTTACAAACTGATGGTTTTATGCGTCCACTAAACAAAggttatggaaattaaacaccacttttccatcaaaaagcttgttgtaaaaggcataacttgttaCATTTAAGAACTAGGTTagctagctctgtgtgttatgagtcccatagaacaacactgccatctactggattagaaAGTCTGTCAGCAGGCGAATTAgaggtaggctatttgtggatctggggctcgtttctagaaagcgttgtttgctaacttgcgtcgcaaccttggtagttcgctccatcgttcttggatttggtgtttctagaaagggttcTAGTTCATACTCTCAAttgcaaacaaggacgcaaagtttggtcatttgaactactgcctttaggcagtcgcacttgtgtcgttccttggtagttcctgttggtgtccggagcgcctaaccaaaaatcacaaccgcctaaccaaaaattacGAAGTggattgatctatcctgtagctttattttgattaagagactgactcccctacttggctcattcttgctatttatgttaattcgagtattgccttgctttttgataagctagtattataatcttcacagactcttaaaatcagcacagtgataaatggtgtagtggctaaagcaggtgACTTGTTATCCCAGtgttgtaggttcgattttcttatgatgcgagatttgcttctcgctacctgcaggtgaactagtgtgacacgtaggTTGACTGATGTCTTATACCTATtgtctctcgatgtagagtaactatatacataaatatgtatggtcaaaacctattgttgtgtctcgtagacctactcttactcaggtgaaaagaagagataggatgcgAACTCCGGCCGGCGCGCCAGCAGTGCACTGGCGCccgttaagccacgagacaATTAAAACATATCACGATATCCAGACATTCGTCcagctatatattttttttccaacatagatatttaacacaaataatgacacatattggtcggcttcagtaaaatgttttatatacctgcaataggtttaggtttttgcagatgacgatgacaataccagcattaatcactcggtttaaattagaaaaatgtcaacataggccgtggcagagaatttctaggggatggggtattacacgttgccactgtttccaccaatgatatgtatcgctgcatcatcaacaacgttgttggaactacagtgttcgaacgtcggaggtagcgaattaCGACaaaggtacgatgctttctggaaacaggtgtaacaatgtcgttgtttggtcgcaagttgcgtcgtaccatggtggttgagcaacgtcgttgctaacttttctagaaacgaccccctgggTGGCTCCTCTGCGCAAAGATTGTCTCAAAAACACGTgtgctgatccacaaatgcgaaaacgaaaactgcgtgtgctggtgatccaccaATGCAAAATTAGAAAAGTCAACAAGgcacaaaggcaattttcagttttacaaatgccatttaatttatacacatctacaattgtgaaaacGAATTTACAAgctacaaatatgattttttcacGTGTGGATTTGTGCGACTTTCAGAACGTCTCAAAAACCTgtaactttggaaagcgaagaatgcgtgtgctggtgatccacaaatgcagaatcacattttacaaatgaaattttcggttttacaactggcattttatttacaaatgcacatctatatttgtaaaaatcaatatacgagttacaaatatgatttttttatttgtaggtatcaaaacacacatgcaaatcaagaaatatttgtggattcCCCTCtgtgcatatacaaatattattgagacaaatttagctctatAGATGTGTCCAGGGCAGGGGTGTAGGTAggctacacatatttgttgcacatgctacaaaaatcattctgtgcgatGGATGATATAGcctaccaacgttacacccgtccgatacagttttgtctatggctatacatgcgtgagcctgagatgcctgtgtgtttgtttgaagtgtgtgtgtagggtgtgagagggaaatcgatgtgctttgattccagcttggtagttgtagtctatgtgattaaaaagcatgtgtgtgtgaagtacccaaacaatgataacactttcattatggctgctttagccacagaccttcagccactgtagcctatgggtcccatttagaagtggccacctCATTCTCGCTTTTCTGTGATTCAGGCAGCTgcctgaaatgtattacaacttttcatcacgaggtggcagcttaagtccgcttgataggctactgtaaaccattggttcccaaaggagattttattttggtcgccacgccagcatagcctagtgacaatttatgttgtgtactGTAATATGcctacttttggacatgtcagttatttgcaccactggttagatgtaaaactgcattttgttttagactactggtacttaatttgtgcattgacaataaagttgaatatcatatgaactaaagatgactaaaattttgtatatgtagaagaagaaacattcacaaaaatccatggcatgacctctcttcttgatagctgttgaaaacggcatggaactgacagggattgttttgtttaaaataaataaataaataaataaataaataaaaataaaacattatgctgatacgttctgcttttcccaaatacaatgtagcctgcAGGTTtacatgacctttcatcagtccagttgcaatggatgaactgtgatgaactgccctacttgtgattgtttttgagatttaaaaggttttataacaatgctacacattttttggctagtgctacaaatctattcacctttgcagcgccagtaggctactttctgtgcagcccgcacacacacacaggcatgccaaacaagcatacacaaaagtttcaagagtgggggatggagtagaagatggagacaaattgattgtgatttatttttgcggaacgGATGTAGAGGACTGaccggcagtcatattttgtactgctatgcggtacatctagttatttacAAATCTGACTTTATTTCATAATTGAAAGTGTGCATTTCAAGAATGTAAAGATACTGAGCAGTGTATGCTTTAAATATGATTAAAATAGTTTAATATCACCAACACGATTGTCCTGAAAATTgtactacaaaaatacaaaatcaGTTAATGATGAGGTTGCATGTATGGTCATTGGTGTTAGGACTTCAGTTGGGCTTGCTATGCAAGGACAAATTAATCTGTGATGACAGCTTTCTTTGgctgtgtttgctttttttatGCAGAGCAGCAGTGTTTGACAGTATAATATTCTAACCAGAACCTTGTGTTAACCTATGTAGCCCCTCATAGAAAGAGGCACTAAGTATAAGGTTACcatgtatatactcttttgatcccgtgagggaaatttatatttatgtaaatttatatgtatatttataaatgtttatttataatataatatataaaataatttatatgtatatttataatACCTAATGTATACACAAACCATAGGCCTTCATGGTCAATATGGTATACAGTAATATGTATGCGTATATAGGCATACATGGTTACTATGGGATATTATTTACCATGCGTATGGTTTgttcctagcctagaaatctagacacaccctagcggcagcaaattacatttgcttccagggctagtctagcaactctccgttggcttgtgagctcgaaaaattaaacttctatcaggccaatcaaatcgtgtatagagtcgttaggcgggcttaacatagtgattgatggcagagttgcaacggtttggcttgaattccctgctacttgaaaacaaagaagatggatgttgctgttggccaccagtgtgacacgagttaagcttgttttaagttggcaaaagtttgaactagccaactagctccgctggtgggaaaacgcatgggactcagcgctgtcctattgaatgcagagggaatttgaaagacaaccgattatcccgcccctcggactgagtactgcgaacggtgagtggccagaccctacattttaatgtgggtctggttTGTCAGGCTAGTTTGTTCCCTGATGTCCACCACagtcattttgactgacatctTGGCTCTTCAGTGCACCGCAGCTGTCACTGGCGACATGTGGTTGAGCAGCTGATCCCTAAAGAAATGCCCCCGCTCCTGGGCACCCGTGTCAGGCATTAGGCGCATGTTGAGGCTGCCATCACCGATGCCCGGCTCCACCCTCAGACTGCGCTGGGGCAGGCGCAGGGCTCCCAGGAGCTGGCGCTTAAAGGTCTCGCTCAGGACGATGTAGAGGAACGGGTTGATGCAGCTGTTGGCGTAGCCCAGGCTGATGGCCACGTTGTAGGTGCAGAGGAAGGCGAAGCTGGGCCGCTGGACGCCCAGGTGGGCCAGCTGCAGGATGTAGTACGGCGCCCAGCACAGGAAGAAGGCCAGGCAGATGGCCACGGCCATGCGGGTCACCTTGCGGGTGCGGACGCGCAGGCTGCGCTGGGGCAGTGGCGCCACTGTGGACGCCACGCTCTGGAGGATCTTGAAGAAGACCACGCAGATGATGACCAGTGGCAGGGCGAAGGCCAGCACAAACTGGTACAGCGTGTACCAGTAGGTGTCTCGGGCCGGGTCGGGCAGGAGCAGCGCGCAGCCCACTGAGCCGTCCGGCAGGTGCATGAGGCCCGCGTACATCCACACGGGAGTGATGGACAGCATGGACAGGATCCACAcaagcagcaccaccaccactgccacacGGGGCGTGCGGACATGGTTGAAGCGGATGGGGTGCACAGTGGCCAGGTAGCGGTCCAGCGTCATGACCGTGAGGATGTAGGTGCTGACGATCTGGCTGTTGGAGTCCAGAGCTGTGATGACGGTGCACATGGTGGCCCCGAAACACCAGGAGCCATTGCCCAGCAGCTGGTGAATGAGAAAAGGCATGCCCAAGAGGAAGAGCAGGTCCACCACTGACAAGCTGAAGATAAAGATATCTGGCACGGTCTGCTGTGCACGGAACTTGCTTCTCTTCACGATGGTGTAGATCACGATGCAGTTTCCAACAATGCCAACCAGACAAATGGCGCCGAAGAGGCTGGGCATAAGGGCACTATGGTAACTCCTGTCTGTATCTGCATGCAAGGAATAAAAAAAGCTCTACATGAAACAAGATCTTCCACCAAGATTTGCCTTTGCTCTCTGTTCAGGTGTATTTTTCCCAAACAACAATGAAAGTCAACACTGAACTAGACTTTTGCGTTAACTTGACATTAACTCAAACATGAGTTCATCATTTGAAAACCACTGTGGAAAATGGAAAACAGAATCATTATCCTAAGGGCAGGGATGTAATGGatgctaaacgcaagtaaacacagtttatctaCCTCTGAAAtatcagaaatagagtttatccacctcttattacagtttatccacctctcaaaagagtttattcaccaattgcaacttttaacattcaaaaatcacactgtatttcTACATTCaaaatatgtacactcatcactctaggaaccatttaatgtttatattgttataaacattggacaataaatTCCACCACCataaaacatgttctgaatgccatttttagggcagccgtggcccactggttagcactctggacttgtaaccagagggttgccggttcgagccccgaccagtgggccgcggctgaagtgcaaggcacctaacccctcactgcttcccgagcgccgccgttgaagcaggcagctcactgcgccgggattagtgtgtgcttcacctcactgtgtgttcactgtgtgctgtttgtgtttcactaattcaccgattttgacagagaccaaatttccctcacaggatcaaaaaagtatatatacttatacttttaaaaatctgataccgcatggcgcagtccaccttaccgtgatcagcAAATTCATTTACCCATTTTACACCTAAGGGCTAACTTAAGCAATGCGGCacaagtgagagtggggttggtaagGATATACCCACAGCTGTGATTTGGCTGAAGAATAATATTATACAGTATAACACATAACAGTGTAAATCTTGCCACATACAAAAGCACTTTCAAAAACTAGTGCAGTGTGACTGTAGTTCAACGTATATAGCTTCATGTGTTCATGGATTAGTTACCAATATTGAAATGCACAAATCAGTAGCCTATTCACTATTTTAAATTTACCTTAAATTACCCCTGAAAACATACCAAAACCACTTAATTTAAATTTAGTGGCCCTTAATTAATTTGTAAAACAGACCCTTAATTTTACCTTACAATGCCATTTTGCCATGAGGTGTAACCCCTTAATCTACATTTAAGGTGTCAAATCAGGGGTTCCCTTTATTTGTTCggattaaaggaaccatatgtaaattgtggccaaaactggtaatgcaatcactttcaaaatactgaagagcggtgtatcctgAGCAAATATCAAATCATGCAACAATATGACCACTATTGGGTCTTATTAACTTTTACTTAGGACgcattattatctttttaatatttaataatttggctgacgcttttttttttatttaaagcgATGTCAAGTAATTTAAAGCGATGTCAAGTATGAGGGAATCTCCCTGCAGGAGCAATTTAGGGTTAGTggtttgctcaagggcacaacagtggcaggtattgaacccacaactttgtTTGTAATTTTGTTTACTTTGTGCAATTTTATCGTTTGCTGCAGTAGACTATAGCTTGTTATTTACAGGGTGGATGGCAAATAATGCCTTTCCAATATTGAACTGCTGGTTATAATATGTTAATATCGGAAAAAGGATTGAGTAGTAGTGGTAGCCTATagcagtagtggtggtggtataggtaggctatagcctagagCCAAACAATATTTTATAGGTTAATGGTAGGTTTTTAATGCAGCTTAATAATGTTCTATAAGTTTCGCTCATTTCCAAAATTACAAACTCTACAGCATAACATGGCAAGTTCATGGATATTCTTACCTGACTTTGCGTCATCGCTTCCATTGTCTATGCCGTGTGAGCTGCTCCCGTACATGTCCAAATCCATGATTACTGACTTTGGAGAGATGGAGTCTCCTTTCAGCGAGAGGCGCTCCTTAAGCTTTCGAGCGAATGTAAAGCCACGTTGACGGTCTTTCTTTTCTATAGGTATATGGAAAGTTAGTGACATCTAGTGACGCTATACCGACATTCCTCAAAAGGTGAGATAAAAAATGATCGTGATTCGTGTTTCGTATGGTTCTGTTTTTACAAATGAAAACCCTGTAGGCCTATGGCATAAGAACAGTCAATGTCCCACAAAACTGCTTGGTTGGTGTTGTTGAGGTTGACAGCTTTGTGGCATGGTGAAGAAACAACCACCTCCTTTTAAATGTGGCCGAAGGAGATAGTGGACTATGGGCTAAGATTAAGTTGAACACTATTTCCATCATGGAAGAAGAGGTGGAGTAGAAAACTACAGATAGCTTGGATGTACACCTTGACAACCAGTGGcaggaaaggacagagcagactCTTGGGGAAGCTCAGGTCGTTCAGTTTGTGCAAAATGTTGCATATGTTGTACACAAGTGGGCTCTATGCTGTTGTTGAGTGAAGGATGCACAAACAACTCAGTATAACTATCTCACATCCACGGCACAAACTACTGGTCAGACAGTAGAGTGTATTCAGCTGGAGGCTTCTCATACTCTGTGCCTGTGAGAAAATCATATATGCTGAGAAACAATGCACAGGTTTACATTCAATTCCACATAGACATGATCCTAAATTCTATATATtttgacttgtgtgtgtttgtgtgagtgtgagaattattaatattatcaaTTGCAGCTCTAACACCATCATTTCCCTTCAGAGATGAATAAAgtcatctatctgtctatctatctgtctgtctgtctatctatctatctatccatccatctatatctatctaaaataatgtGCATTTCTAGCCATATATTCAATATATATTTAATGAATAAATTAATAGATTAATACAACCCGAACTCTGAAAAAGTTGGGAGggtttgtaaaatgtgaataaaaaaagaatgctaTGATTTTCGATCATGTCAACTctatatttaattgagaatagttcaaagacaacatatcaactgTTGAAGGAGAtacattttattgtattttggaaaaaatatgttcatttttaattaaattccaGCTACAcatctcaaaaaagttgggacctcttcatttaacaacattctaTAAATGTTTAGGAATTGAGACCAGTGCTAGGGTGGTCCCATTCCTGCctgaccctcacacacacattttcaaatccCTGTAATTTGGTAACTTGTTTCCTGATTGGGAAATTGaactgtgtgtgattgtgtgggggtgtgtaaTGTAATTAGTAGGGACCTGTCTGTTACATTTGATGTTTCAATGTCTGTCTACAATTGTCAATGTATGTATTGtctatgtaatgtatgtattcCCCCCAAGTCATAATGGTATGGCCCTTAGTTAATTGGATGGCTTTATTTAAAGCCTGTACTTTTTGCttaggaaaagagagagaaggctaaAGAGTGGAAGTCTTGTGTGAGGGAGAAGTCTAGGAGAGTGCATTTTTGATGCGATAGCTTGTTGTGAGGTTGTGTAAGAACTTTTTACATTGCAAACTGGTTAgttaattttgttttgtttcgttGTCAAGTCTTTTTGTTTGCTATTTGTTTGCACTGTTTTCACACTGTAAATAAATCCACACTCTCCACCAAAATCCACATTTGCTTGCTGTGTTTTCACCCCATCACTACTTCACCTCAGTGAGTCCTAGCCGCTGATCCTGCGTGTGGGTATGGACCGCAAGGGCCGTATTTATACAGTTGTTCAAAACCTgtgtacatcattcagaattgattgtgcctttCCCAGATGGGCAAAATGCCCATCCAcataatgcacctccacaccatcatggatgctgggttttgaactgagcactatAACAGGTTGGATACGTTGGATAGTTGAAtagtccctctcctctttagcccagtgGAGCCCTCAGTCCATTTTACAGTTAATGTGCTCAGGGTCAGATAAGATTTCTTTATCATAGAGTTTACTAGCATTTGTGAATGAAGCATTAAACTGCGGTCAATACAATATTTATCAGAAGTTTTTCTGAgcacacacaatgattttctttacagaaaatggtctggttttaatgcagtggcATCTGATATCTAAAAGACCATGGCCATCCAACACTTCCTCCCATCATCGTATCAGGTTAGAGGAGGAGTAGACTTCGCCCTAGGAAAGCAGCCGGCCCAGACCAAGTGTGTCCCAGACTGCTCAAAGCCTGTGCTGTGGAACAACCTTAGCCTCCGACTCGGGAAGGTACCagcactgtggaagacatcatgtctcatccCAGTTCCTAAGAAGCCACGCCCCAGTGAGCTAAATGACTTTAGGCCAGTCACTAACATCAcacatgatgaagatgatggagCGACTGCTTATTCACATCCTTAGACCCCAGGTCAGCCACTCACTCGACCGtctccagtttgcataccaggagaaggTGGGCATTGAAGATGCCTTCATATACCTACTGCACAGAGTGCAATCTCATCTGGAGAATCTCTCAAttctgtgagaatcatgtttcTTTGATTTCTCTAGCCTTTGACACCATTCAGCCTGTCAAATTGAGAGATAAACTTGTGCAGATGGGGGTTGATGCTCACCTGGTATTCTGGATAACAGACTATCTGACGGAGAGACCGCAGTTCGTCAGGCTGAAGGACTGCTTCTTAGagactgtgatcagcagcaccggagtgcCTCAGGGGACTGTGATTTTATCgttcctgttcaccctgtacacttctgaggggcagccatggcctattggttagggcttcggcttgaaaccgaagggttgctggttcgatccccgaccagtagcaAAAATGTaggcaggggaagtggttgagcactgctctcccatgcccacatccacggctgaagtgcccttgagcaaggcacctaacccctcactgctccccgagcgccgctgtagaaggcagcttactgcgtcgggattagtgtgtgcttcacctcactgtgtgttcactgtgtgctgagtgtgtttcactaattcacggattgggataaatgcagagactaaatttccctcacgggatcaaaagagtatactataCTTAAGAAAAAAGATGCTGAGTGTCtgaacaggctggtaaggaaagctggctctgttgtTGGCATTGAGCTATAGTCACTTACAACAACTGCAGAGAAATGGACCATGAGTAGGATGCTGGTGATCATGGACAATGACCGCCACCCACTACACAGCATGTTCATTACTGTAAACAGAGGAGCATGTTCAGTGGCAGACTTCACTGCCATGTTCAATAGACAGGTTGAGGAGGtcctttgtccccagggccatccaACTCTTCAATACCCCAcaaaaggggaggggagaaatgGAAACTGAAGCctgtctctctcagcccctACCATTATGTCACTTTGTCTGCTGTACTCCTGACTGTCTTATAGGCTATATTAGCCCTCCTACACAATCTGGACTGTGGTCATAACATCTACATCTCATAACTTATTCCCTCTATATATTCTTcttaaagtatatattttttctttcttgtttttattgtattttattatatttacattcttgtcttttcatagtcagttaatatttaataataagcaAGCTATTGCCAAAGATTCTTaagctttatcaaccgtctctgctaTTGCACTGTTCAATCTCTGCACTGTTCACTTTTTTACCACCATTGCACACTACCATATCACCTTATCATGGTCATTGCATCACTaggtcagtctatatcagaccTTTGTAATCAATCACTTTGTAATCACTTCACAATTTGTTAACTCTTTACATTTCTATGAgtgatgtttatgcatgtgagatgtatgtgtgtttgttgtgttatggttgtCTAAGCTAGCCTACTGGATGCCTACAATTTCCCTTGGGATgaatgtatctatctatctatctatcaacttTTTTTCAGCCCTGTACCTTGTTTGGATTATCAGAATATTTTAATGATGTGTACTGTAAATGAAGAAATCCTCAAATCCTTCGCATTTGGCATTTAATGTTCAGAAACATTATTCttatattgtttcatcatttacccacacaggtttacacagagtgatgaatatctccacatttttacttctgagagactgtctctctgggatgctctgttttgtttttatccCCATTCATGGTTCCAATTCatctaattagttgtgaaatgttcATCACTAAACAACTTTTTTGAGACATgttgcatcaaattcaaaatgtgcttatattttccatgaaatagtccaataTCTCTCCTTCAACATCTGATATGTTGCCTTTGAACTATTCTCAATGGTTGACATGATTAGTAAGTCATagcattcttttttttcacattttacaaagtgTCTTTTTGGATTTCGGGTTGTAGATAATCTCATAATAGTTTAGACAAATACATCTTTCATATGTCAATCTGGGGGTGGACCAGCAGTAGCACCAATGCCTGAGAAATACTGGGTTGGAGCCTGGGAACGTATTGCTTTGAATAAAAACTTTTCTCACTTAAAAAAAGTCTCacttattttcattttaatacATAATGGTTCATGTGACAACCAACCCTGAAGACAATGTATCAAGCTTTtttgtgagctttttttttgttgaaggCAATGCCAACCATCGCATGTTGGGTAGCTACATATCTATAGAGCTCCCTTTATACTTTTCATGGTAAAATTGTTTTTAGTTGACTATAAACCCACGATGTacaaacaggagaggagaaacaaTGAAGTAAGCTACTTGATCTGTCCATTTTCACGtggaaaaaaagtaatttcCTCTCAATTTAAAGCCTGCCTACGCCTGGAAAAGTCATTGTAGGTGAACATTTATGTGCCAGTGGTTTTAACAGTTAGCTATCCTTTAGCAAGATCTGATTACTGGCAACCAACCCATATGTCAACCCCCTTTAAGAGCTTTAATGAGCATTATAAACTTCTTTGTAAGCTATCTTATCAAGTCTGTGTAGCTAATATGCGCTTTGGCCTCAGTTTATAGACCTAAACATTTAAAACTCCCCAGGTTCATGGCTGTTTTATTCC
This window encodes:
- the mchr1b gene encoding melanin-concentrating hormone receptor 1; its protein translation is MTQSQSFFYSLHADTDRSYHSALMPSLFGAICLVGIVGNCIVIYTIVKRSKFRAQQTVPDIFIFSLSVVDLLFLLGMPFLIHQLLGNGSWCFGATMCTVITALDSNSQIVSTYILTVMTLDRYLATVHPIRFNHVRTPRVAVVVVLLVWILSMLSITPVWMYAGLMHLPDGSVGCALLLPDPARDTYWYTLYQFVLAFALPLVIICVVFFKILQSVASTVAPLPQRSLRVRTRKVTRMAVAICLAFFLCWAPYYILQLAHLGVQRPSFAFLCTYNVAISLGYANSCINPFLYIVLSETFKRQLLGALRLPQRSLRVEPGIGDGSLNMRLMPDTGAQERGHFFRDQLLNHMSPVTAAVH